From Acinetobacter suaedae, one genomic window encodes:
- a CDS encoding FMN-binding negative transcriptional regulator: MYIPQIFKETRQDVLHDLIRQYPFATLITQNNAGLDAMHLPIELLVDDEQNVTLVAHIAKNNPLHTQIDSGAEVLVIFQGQQGYISPNWYPSKQQHHQHVPTWNYQVVHVKGKIYFSQDEKVLRGILARLTRTHEAKQDKSWKMSDAPSEYIAEELRHIVAVEIQVSEMVGQFKMSQNRDPIDAVGVIEGLEQQGKMELAQTVKRSTQSN; the protein is encoded by the coding sequence ATGTACATCCCTCAAATATTTAAAGAAACACGCCAAGATGTTTTACATGATTTAATTCGCCAATATCCGTTTGCAACCCTCATCACTCAGAATAATGCAGGGCTAGATGCTATGCATTTACCCATTGAGTTGCTAGTTGATGATGAACAAAATGTGACTTTAGTTGCTCATATCGCCAAAAACAACCCACTCCATACACAGATAGACAGTGGTGCTGAAGTCCTTGTGATCTTCCAAGGCCAACAAGGATATATCAGCCCCAATTGGTATCCATCCAAACAGCAACATCATCAGCATGTACCAACTTGGAATTATCAAGTCGTTCACGTCAAAGGAAAAATTTATTTCTCTCAGGATGAGAAAGTATTGCGTGGAATCTTGGCACGCCTGACTCGAACACATGAAGCCAAACAGGACAAATCATGGAAAATGTCAGATGCACCAAGCGAATATATCGCGGAAGAGTTACGACACATTGTGGCTGTTGAAATTCAAGTATCCGAGATGGTCGGCCAGTTCAAAATGAGCCAAAATCGAGATCCGATCGATGCCGTTGGTGTTATTGAGGGCTTAGAACAACAAGGTAAAATGGAGTTAGCACAAACTGTAAAACGTTCTACCCAAAGTAATTAG